The Sphingomonas sanxanigenens DSM 19645 = NX02 genome includes a region encoding these proteins:
- a CDS encoding bifunctional aconitate hydratase 2/2-methylisocitrate dehydratase, producing MSIYLDYLAEIESRKIQGLAPKPIDDGRLIEAIVALIEDAGSAHRADALHFFVYNTLPGTTSAAAAKAAFLKQIILGEAIVPEISPAFALDLLSHMKGGPSVKVLLDIALGDDAAIAAQAGAVLKTQVFLYDADMFRLRGAYAAGNPVARDVLESYAKAEFFTKLPDVEDEIQVVTFVAGEGDISTDLLSPGNQAHSRSDRELHGQCMMSPEAQRAIVALKTQHPDKRVMMVAEKGTMGVGSSRMSGVNNVALWTGKRSSPYVPFVNYAPVVAGTNGISPIFATTVDVTGGIGINLKNWTRKLDADGKPILNNDGNPVLEEQFSVETGTVLKIDVKGKKLRDEAGKELVDIAAAFTPQKMEFMKAGSSYAIVFGKKLQTFAAETLGVEPTPVYAPNKEISVEGQGLTAVEKIFNRNAVGVTPGKVLHAGSDVRVKVNIVGSQDTTGLMTAQELEAMAATVISPLVDGAYQSGCHTASVWDKKAQANIPKLMAFMNNFGLITARDPKGVYHAMTDVIHKVLNDITVDDWAIIIGGDSHTRMSKGVAFGADSGTVALALATGEATMPIPQSVKVTFKGTMQPHMDFRDVVHATQAQMLQQCGGDNVFQGRIIEVHLGTLLADQAFTFTDWTAEMKAKASICISQDETLIESLEIAKSRIRIMIDKGMENAAGTLQGLIAKADARIAEIRSGEKPALAPDANAKYFAEVVVDLDVIDEPMIADPDVNNPDVSKRYTHDTIRPVSYYGGTKKVDLGFVGSCMVHKGDMKIVAQMLKNIERTEGKVEFKAPLVVAAPTYNIIDELKAEGDWDILQKYSGFEFDDVKPKTATRTEYENILYLERPGCNLCMGNQEKAEKGDTVLATSTRLFQGRVVEDSAEKKGESLLASTPVVVLSAILGRTPSAAEYKAAVDGIELTKFAPPAVGAVGGRSVQF from the coding sequence ATGAGCATCTACCTGGATTATCTCGCCGAAATCGAAAGCAGGAAAATCCAGGGGCTCGCGCCCAAGCCGATCGACGACGGCCGACTCATCGAGGCGATCGTCGCCCTCATCGAGGATGCCGGCAGCGCGCATCGCGCCGATGCGCTCCATTTCTTCGTCTACAACACCCTGCCCGGTACCACGAGCGCCGCGGCGGCCAAGGCGGCCTTCCTCAAGCAGATCATCCTCGGCGAGGCGATCGTGCCGGAGATCAGCCCCGCCTTCGCGCTGGACCTGCTCTCGCACATGAAGGGCGGCCCCTCGGTCAAGGTGCTGCTCGACATCGCGCTGGGCGACGACGCCGCCATCGCCGCGCAGGCGGGCGCGGTGCTGAAGACCCAGGTGTTCCTCTACGACGCCGACATGTTCCGCCTGCGCGGCGCCTATGCGGCGGGCAACCCGGTCGCCAGGGATGTGCTGGAAAGCTATGCGAAGGCGGAGTTCTTCACCAAGCTTCCCGACGTCGAGGACGAGATCCAGGTCGTCACCTTCGTCGCCGGCGAGGGCGATATCTCGACCGACCTGCTCTCCCCCGGCAACCAGGCGCATTCGCGATCGGACCGTGAGCTGCACGGCCAGTGCATGATGTCGCCCGAGGCGCAGCGGGCGATCGTCGCGCTCAAGACGCAGCACCCCGACAAGCGGGTGATGATGGTCGCCGAAAAGGGCACGATGGGCGTCGGCTCCTCGCGCATGTCGGGCGTGAACAATGTCGCGCTGTGGACCGGCAAGCGCTCCAGCCCCTATGTGCCCTTCGTCAACTATGCGCCCGTGGTCGCGGGCACCAACGGCATCTCGCCGATCTTCGCGACCACCGTCGACGTGACCGGCGGCATCGGCATCAACCTGAAGAACTGGACCAGGAAGCTCGACGCGGACGGCAAGCCGATCCTCAACAATGACGGCAACCCGGTGCTGGAAGAGCAGTTCTCGGTCGAGACCGGCACCGTGCTGAAGATCGACGTGAAGGGCAAGAAGCTCCGCGACGAAGCCGGCAAGGAACTGGTCGACATCGCCGCCGCTTTCACGCCGCAGAAGATGGAGTTCATGAAGGCGGGCAGTTCCTATGCCATCGTCTTCGGCAAGAAGCTCCAGACCTTCGCCGCCGAGACGCTGGGCGTCGAGCCGACCCCGGTCTATGCGCCGAACAAGGAAATCAGCGTCGAGGGCCAGGGCCTGACCGCGGTCGAGAAGATCTTCAACCGCAACGCTGTGGGCGTGACGCCGGGCAAGGTGCTGCACGCCGGATCGGACGTGCGCGTGAAGGTGAACATCGTCGGCTCGCAGGACACGACCGGGCTGATGACCGCGCAGGAACTGGAAGCGATGGCGGCGACCGTCATCTCGCCGCTGGTCGACGGCGCCTATCAGTCCGGCTGCCACACCGCCTCGGTGTGGGACAAGAAGGCGCAGGCGAACATCCCCAAGCTGATGGCCTTCATGAACAATTTCGGGCTGATCACCGCGCGCGACCCGAAGGGCGTCTATCATGCGATGACCGACGTCATCCACAAGGTGCTCAACGACATCACCGTGGACGACTGGGCGATCATCATCGGCGGCGACAGCCACACCCGCATGTCCAAGGGCGTCGCGTTCGGCGCGGATTCGGGCACCGTCGCGCTGGCGCTGGCCACCGGCGAGGCGACCATGCCGATCCCGCAGTCGGTCAAGGTGACCTTCAAGGGCACGATGCAGCCGCACATGGACTTCCGCGACGTCGTCCACGCGACCCAGGCGCAGATGCTCCAGCAGTGCGGCGGCGACAATGTGTTCCAGGGCCGGATCATCGAGGTGCATCTCGGCACCTTGCTCGCCGACCAGGCCTTTACCTTCACCGACTGGACGGCCGAGATGAAGGCCAAGGCCTCGATCTGCATCTCGCAGGACGAGACCCTGATCGAGTCGCTGGAGATCGCCAAGTCGCGCATCCGGATCATGATCGACAAGGGCATGGAGAACGCCGCGGGCACGCTGCAGGGGCTGATCGCCAAGGCCGACGCGCGCATCGCCGAGATCCGCTCGGGCGAGAAGCCCGCGCTCGCCCCCGATGCCAACGCGAAATATTTCGCCGAGGTGGTGGTGGACCTCGACGTGATCGACGAGCCGATGATCGCCGATCCGGACGTGAACAACCCGGACGTCTCCAAGCGCTACACGCATGACACGATCCGCCCGGTTTCCTATTACGGCGGCACCAAGAAGGTCGATCTGGGCTTCGTCGGATCTTGCATGGTGCACAAGGGCGACATGAAGATCGTCGCGCAGATGCTGAAGAACATCGAGAGGACCGAGGGCAAGGTCGAGTTCAAGGCGCCCCTGGTGGTCGCCGCGCCGACCTACAACATCATCGACGAGCTCAAGGCCGAGGGCGACTGGGATATCCTCCAGAAATATTCGGGCTTCGAGTTCGACGACGTGAAGCCCAAGACCGCCACCCGCACCGAATATGAGAATATCCTCTATCTGGAGCGGCCGGGCTGCAACCTGTGCATGGGCAACCAGGAGAAGGCGGAGAAGGGCGACACCGTGCTCGCCACCTCCACCCGCCTGTTCCAGGGCCGCGTCGTCGAGGATTCTGCCGAGAAGAAGGGTGAATCGCTGCTCGCCTCGACCCCGGTCGTGGTGCTGTCGGCGATCCTCGGCCGCACCCCGAGCG
- a CDS encoding L,D-transpeptidase, producing the protein MNSFPALAALALVLPTAAVAVPPEATQQAAESAVVEEKPGPSIGAQRVADWIASSGDNASLPYLVIDKPTASLRLFDAKGKMLAEAPVLIGIAAGDDATPGIGAKNLSEIGPAEKTTPAGRYLAKFGLAVGRERVLWVDYATSVAIHPIPKTAPKKERRRQRMLSATSDDNRITFGCINVPIAFYGKTLRPLFQKKGGYVYVLPDTKTVEEVFPRLRVEALRAGSTG; encoded by the coding sequence ATCAACAGCTTTCCGGCGCTGGCGGCGCTGGCACTGGTCCTTCCCACCGCGGCCGTGGCGGTTCCCCCTGAAGCGACGCAGCAGGCCGCGGAGAGCGCCGTCGTCGAGGAGAAGCCTGGCCCGTCGATCGGCGCGCAACGCGTCGCGGACTGGATCGCCTCCTCGGGTGACAATGCGTCGCTGCCCTATCTCGTCATCGACAAGCCGACCGCGTCGCTGCGGCTGTTCGATGCCAAGGGCAAGATGCTGGCCGAAGCGCCGGTGCTGATCGGCATCGCCGCCGGCGACGACGCCACTCCGGGCATCGGCGCCAAGAACCTCTCGGAGATCGGCCCGGCCGAAAAGACGACGCCGGCGGGGCGCTATCTCGCCAAGTTCGGGCTGGCGGTGGGCAGGGAACGCGTGCTGTGGGTCGATTATGCGACCTCGGTGGCGATCCACCCGATCCCCAAGACCGCGCCGAAGAAGGAGCGCCGCCGCCAGCGGATGCTCTCGGCGACGTCCGACGACAATCGCATCACCTTCGGCTGCATCAACGTGCCGATCGCCTTCTACGGCAAGACGCTGCGGCCGCTGTTCCAGAAGAAGGGCGGCTATGTCTACGTGCTGCCCGACACCAAGACGGTGGAGGAGGTGTTCCCGCGCCTCCGCGTCGAGGCGCTGAGGGCCGGCAGCACGGGCTGA
- a CDS encoding DUF1330 domain-containing protein, protein MITLIESELQRFAAVEDDRPIVMLNLLRFRPDGGRARYDDYIAAVGPLLGRYGAELVYVGEGLPALSAEEGQAWDMVALVRYPSRKAFTDMVADPDYDEKAGHLREAALVEAVLQPTYAAA, encoded by the coding sequence ATGATCACGCTGATCGAAAGCGAATTGCAGCGCTTTGCCGCCGTCGAGGACGACAGGCCCATCGTCATGCTCAACCTGCTGCGCTTCCGCCCCGATGGCGGGCGCGCGCGCTATGACGACTATATCGCCGCGGTCGGCCCGCTGCTGGGGCGCTATGGCGCGGAGCTGGTCTATGTCGGCGAGGGCCTGCCCGCGCTGTCGGCGGAGGAGGGCCAGGCGTGGGACATGGTCGCGCTCGTGCGCTACCCGAGCCGCAAGGCGTTCACGGACATGGTCGCCGATCCCGACTATGACGAGAAGGCCGGCCACCTGCGCGAGGCGGCGCTGGTCGAAGCCGTGCTCCAGCCGACATACGCCGCCGCCTGA
- a CDS encoding alpha/beta fold hydrolase, with product MRHHHIDAAGIRLHVVEQGSGPAILFCHGFPAIWSSWRSQMQAVADAGWRAIALDMRGYGESDAPEEAEAYMAVHCVGDLVAVLDALGIATAVVAGHDFGANVAWNAAMLRPDRFTAVFAISVPFIQPGGPTFLDELRAAGMDDFYMFAQIRPEADAAWVDAATTIPGNYYWTSGQAPAALRWDPFDPARGLLRPAPEPLSAIDPVYIAEAVARFAETGFHGGLNYYRAIDPFYALAGRAYAGAVIRQPSFFLTGGRDGLNAVRQPSEAALRPALPGLRGFLTIEQAGHWPQLEAAAQVNAVLTGFLAGLASQPAGHNQEERP from the coding sequence ATGCGCCATCACCACATCGACGCTGCCGGCATCCGGCTGCACGTCGTCGAACAGGGCAGCGGCCCCGCCATCCTGTTCTGCCACGGCTTTCCGGCGATCTGGTCGAGCTGGCGTTCGCAGATGCAGGCGGTGGCCGATGCCGGCTGGCGGGCGATCGCGCTCGACATGCGCGGCTATGGCGAGAGCGACGCGCCCGAGGAGGCCGAGGCCTATATGGCGGTGCACTGCGTGGGCGATCTCGTCGCCGTGCTCGACGCGCTGGGCATCGCGACCGCGGTTGTCGCCGGGCACGATTTCGGCGCGAACGTCGCCTGGAACGCGGCCATGCTGCGGCCGGACCGCTTCACCGCGGTGTTCGCGATCAGCGTGCCCTTCATCCAGCCCGGCGGCCCGACCTTCCTCGACGAACTGCGCGCCGCGGGTATGGACGATTTCTACATGTTCGCGCAGATCCGGCCCGAAGCCGACGCCGCCTGGGTGGATGCCGCCACCACTATCCCTGGCAATTATTACTGGACGTCGGGCCAGGCGCCCGCGGCGCTGCGCTGGGATCCGTTCGATCCGGCACGGGGGCTGCTGCGCCCCGCGCCCGAACCGCTGTCCGCGATCGACCCCGTCTATATCGCGGAAGCGGTGGCGCGCTTCGCCGAAACCGGCTTCCACGGCGGGCTCAACTATTACCGCGCGATCGACCCGTTCTACGCGCTTGCCGGGCGCGCCTATGCCGGCGCGGTCATCCGGCAGCCATCCTTCTTCCTGACGGGCGGGCGCGACGGGCTGAACGCGGTGCGCCAGCCCAGCGAAGCGGCACTGCGCCCGGCGCTGCCCGGGCTGCGCGGCTTTCTCACCATCGAACAGGCCGGACACTGGCCGCAGCTCGAAGCGGCGGCGCAGGTGAATGCGGTGCTGACGGGGTTCCTGGCGGGCCTCGCGTCCCAACCCGCCGGCCACAACCAAGAGGAACGACCATGA
- a CDS encoding TetR/AcrR family transcriptional regulator has translation MADDQREALLETGVALAHARGFGATGVREITAAAGVPQGSFTNHFRSKEAFGVLLLDRYAARIEGIMRETLENEALAPADRLTGYFDRIAANAAALEWQRGCLVADLSAESASHGEAMRAALQAALERQSARFEATVAKVFPGNDSDLGAVLLAAWHGTLLRTKVEQTPAAIDRFRRVLAGLIAASQKG, from the coding sequence GTGGCGGACGATCAGCGGGAGGCTTTGCTCGAAACCGGGGTGGCGCTGGCGCATGCGCGCGGCTTCGGCGCGACCGGGGTGCGGGAGATCACGGCGGCGGCGGGGGTGCCGCAGGGCTCCTTCACCAATCACTTCCGCTCCAAGGAGGCGTTCGGCGTGCTGCTGCTCGATCGCTACGCCGCGCGCATCGAGGGCATCATGCGCGAGACGCTGGAGAATGAGGCGCTGGCGCCGGCCGACCGGCTGACGGGATATTTCGATCGGATCGCCGCGAATGCCGCAGCGCTGGAATGGCAGCGCGGCTGCCTGGTCGCCGATCTCTCCGCCGAGAGCGCGTCGCACGGCGAGGCGATGCGCGCGGCGCTGCAGGCGGCGCTGGAACGCCAATCGGCACGGTTTGAGGCGACGGTCGCCAAGGTTTTTCCAGGGAACGATAGCGATCTTGGCGCCGTTCTGCTGGCGGCGTGGCACGGCACGCTGCTGCGCACCAAGGTGGAGCAGACGCCGGCGGCGATCGATCGCTTCCGCCGCGTGCTCGCCGGGCTGATCGCAGCGAGCCAGAAAGGATAG
- a CDS encoding alpha/beta hydrolase: MSDNPRSVSFRNGDIDIAGALHLPPGFDVQRRYPALVIATPGSSVKEQIGAVYGRELAARGFVALVFDPAYQGQSGGLPRDREDPATRIEDIRCAADHLVTLPFVAEDRIGLLGICAGGGYAVSAAMIDRRFKALGTVVASNIGRAFRQNEASPDAVDEMLEAVARQRTAEARGAAQRRDNWLPDTPEDAAAAGITDRDMLDAIDFYRTPRGRSPHSTNRLHFESMSRILGFDGFHLAEQLLVQPVLVVVGGRPGTTFSYADGKRLYEQARNRQGFVAVEGAGHYDLYDKREYVDQAIEALCPFFKTQIAAA, encoded by the coding sequence ATGTCGGATAATCCACGGTCGGTCTCTTTCAGGAATGGCGACATCGACATCGCCGGCGCGCTGCACCTGCCGCCCGGCTTCGATGTGCAGCGCCGCTATCCGGCGCTGGTGATCGCTACGCCCGGCAGCAGCGTGAAGGAGCAGATCGGCGCGGTCTATGGCCGCGAGCTGGCCGCGCGCGGCTTCGTCGCGCTGGTCTTCGACCCGGCCTATCAGGGGCAGAGCGGCGGCTTGCCGCGCGACCGCGAGGATCCGGCGACGCGGATCGAGGACATACGCTGCGCCGCCGACCATCTCGTCACCCTGCCGTTCGTGGCCGAGGACCGGATCGGGCTGCTCGGCATCTGCGCGGGCGGCGGCTATGCGGTCAGCGCGGCGATGATCGACCGGCGCTTCAAGGCGCTGGGAACGGTGGTGGCGAGCAATATCGGCCGCGCGTTCCGCCAGAACGAGGCATCACCCGACGCGGTCGACGAGATGCTGGAGGCGGTCGCCCGCCAGCGCACCGCGGAGGCGCGCGGCGCCGCGCAGCGCCGTGACAACTGGCTGCCGGACACGCCCGAGGACGCCGCGGCGGCCGGCATCACCGATCGCGACATGCTCGACGCGATCGACTTCTACCGCACCCCGCGCGGCCGCAGCCCGCATTCCACCAACCGGCTGCATTTCGAAAGCATGAGCCGCATCCTCGGCTTCGATGGCTTCCACCTCGCCGAACAGCTTCTCGTCCAGCCGGTGCTGGTTGTGGTCGGCGGCCGCCCCGGCACGACCTTTTCATACGCAGACGGCAAGCGCCTCTATGAGCAGGCGCGCAACCGTCAGGGGTTCGTCGCGGTCGAAGGGGCGGGGCATTACGACCTCTACGACAAGCGCGAATATGTCGATCAGGCGATCGAAGCGCTCTGCCCGTTCTTCAAGACGCAGATCGCCGCCGCCTGA
- a CDS encoding FAD-dependent oxidoreductase: MARTRTAALSATLLTLLAPVAPAQAETPPPPADIVIYGCTAGGVIAAVEGRRLGRSVTLVCRDDYLGGMTTNGLGWSDTGNHRAIGGLSLEFYRRVKRHYDDPAAWTLAKRPERAENFVDGAAMWQFEPHVAERILEDWVKAAGATVVRAQPIDRGAGGVETSGGRIIAFRSTAGTRFAGKVFIDASYEGDLMAGAGVGFAVGREANATYGETLNGVQLANTTNHQFERDVDPYRVPGDPKSGLLPRISAERPAPDGTADDKIQAYTFRMCLTDVAANRVPLPKPAGYDAGQYALLKRYMDAGYRTFFKKFDRIPNGKTDTNNYGAFSFDNIGMNYRYPEGSDAERAAIAAEHRTYQQGLLWFMANDPGVPAETRAEMSRWGLCRDEFAANGHWPREMYVREARRMVSDFVMAEPHLRGTKETPRPVGMGSYNMDSHNVQRIVDARGFARNEGNIEVDPGGAYPISYDAIVPKKREATNLLVPVALSASHIAYGSIRMEPVFMILGQSAAAAADIAIADKVAVQDVDYAKLRSRLTAEAQILSLPGEAR; this comes from the coding sequence ATGGCCAGAACCCGCACCGCCGCACTGTCGGCAACCCTGTTGACGCTGCTCGCGCCGGTGGCCCCCGCGCAGGCGGAAACGCCGCCGCCGCCCGCGGACATCGTCATCTATGGCTGCACCGCGGGCGGGGTGATCGCCGCGGTCGAGGGGCGCCGGCTCGGCCGCAGCGTCACCCTCGTCTGCCGCGACGATTATCTCGGCGGGATGACCACCAACGGCCTCGGCTGGTCGGACACCGGCAACCACCGCGCGATCGGCGGACTCTCGCTGGAATTCTACCGCCGGGTGAAGCGCCACTATGACGATCCCGCCGCGTGGACGCTCGCCAAGCGCCCCGAACGTGCCGAGAATTTCGTCGATGGCGCGGCGATGTGGCAGTTCGAGCCGCATGTCGCCGAACGCATCCTCGAGGATTGGGTGAAGGCGGCGGGGGCGACCGTCGTCCGCGCCCAGCCGATCGACCGCGGCGCCGGCGGGGTCGAGACCAGCGGCGGCCGCATCATCGCCTTCCGCTCGACCGCGGGCACGCGCTTTGCCGGCAAGGTCTTCATCGACGCCAGCTATGAGGGCGATCTGATGGCGGGCGCGGGCGTCGGCTTCGCGGTGGGGCGCGAGGCCAATGCGACCTATGGCGAGACGCTGAACGGCGTCCAGCTCGCCAACACCACCAACCACCAGTTCGAACGCGACGTTGATCCCTATCGCGTGCCCGGCGATCCGAAGTCCGGCCTGCTGCCGCGGATCAGCGCCGAACGCCCGGCGCCGGACGGCACCGCCGACGACAAGATCCAGGCCTATACCTTCCGCATGTGCCTGACCGACGTCGCCGCCAACCGCGTGCCGCTGCCCAAACCGGCGGGCTACGACGCCGGCCAGTACGCGCTGCTCAAGCGCTATATGGATGCCGGCTATCGCACCTTCTTCAAGAAGTTCGATCGCATCCCCAACGGCAAGACCGACACCAACAATTACGGCGCCTTCTCCTTCGACAATATCGGGATGAACTATCGCTACCCCGAGGGCAGCGACGCCGAGCGCGCGGCGATCGCGGCGGAGCATCGCACCTACCAGCAGGGGCTGCTCTGGTTCATGGCCAACGATCCGGGCGTGCCCGCCGAGACCCGCGCGGAAATGTCGCGCTGGGGGCTGTGCAGGGACGAGTTCGCCGCCAACGGCCATTGGCCGCGCGAGATGTATGTCCGCGAGGCGCGGCGCATGGTTTCCGATTTCGTGATGGCCGAGCCGCATCTGCGCGGCACGAAAGAGACGCCGCGACCGGTGGGCATGGGATCCTACAACATGGATTCGCACAATGTGCAGCGCATCGTCGACGCCCGCGGCTTCGCCCGCAACGAGGGCAATATCGAGGTCGATCCCGGCGGCGCCTATCCGATCAGCTATGACGCGATCGTGCCCAAGAAGCGCGAGGCGACCAACCTGCTCGTCCCCGTCGCCCTCTCCGCCTCGCACATCGCCTATGGATCGATCCGGATGGAGCCGGTGTTCATGATCCTCGGCCAGTCCGCCGCGGCCGCCGCCGACATCGCGATTGCGGACAAGGTGGCGGTGCAGGATGTGGATTATGCCAAGCTGCGCAGCCGGCTGACGGCGGAGGCGCAGATCCTGAGCCTGCCGGGGGAAGCGCGCTGA
- a CDS encoding TonB-dependent receptor → MMAHMRRYLLGTIATTIMCAAAPTHAAAQVRRFDVAAQAAQTGIPLFAHQAGIQILVSGPIADGITVNAVRGTIDVNTALSMLLSGTDLVPVKAGGAIVLKRRQTVARATLAPASLAAQDAPAPAPADAPPPPAPEAPAEDIVVTGIRASLQESINVKRRADTIVDVITAQDIGKLPDQNVAESMSRITGVQITRREGDGSNFTVRGISQNRLEINGRTFLGPGAGGSASLESVSPEIISSIVVAKSPSADMPEGALGATVNLKTKRPLELDDFVASGRLQGAYTDQADHLGYRGSALISKNFGDRFGVLASAAYSDIQTRGYSYDSGGWTRTNNIDGDGDGVNDPGLFRPNRFMARIYDRKEQRLTLNGSLQYRPAEDWEIILDGTYSRLKRERNSQNYQVLFNDNDVGAVADENGTVVSGTFNGVTLRPLIYDEPTEFRSTNLGFSTKYDGDRVKVSVDASYSKGQGTDGGPGASFTYVVVPRAGNVTNASYDLSAGNPVPDLSLDTNFNRDDPGQYQLASIFENDFITDNVGYDARVDFEIMTDFGPLKSIETGTRFETIQFYSEAPQNIPSAASLLGIGDRNGDGILTVDELPGLVYDNSQGSYFPGVSGTFPRDFLGGTTDKDAARDAFDLPIPRAENIPFGRVSIKDVDQDTIAFYAKGNFEGEIGSLPISGNAGVRYISFERISSGFLSDTEATASKSRFDYWLPSANASLDLTRNLTLRAAAAKVVARPSLSDVGVSFVPLFVSRTGSRGNPNLRPFEATQYDVTLEWYFQPSSALTFAAFYKDVDSFTINVTQEEFIPGLSEQFGTFQITQPVNGEAGKIKGFEVAYQQSLRFLPAPFDNLGIQANYTYVDSETPLIDEATQAELPLPGLSKHSYNLIGFYEDETFSLRAAYIYRSSYLLGQGGAAAGGSSYAEARGQLDISGQINLTRNIRLTVEAINLTREIDRQYLQTRARLLNSSREDRRIFFGVAATF, encoded by the coding sequence ATGATGGCCCATATGCGGCGCTACCTGCTCGGCACGATCGCCACGACGATCATGTGCGCGGCTGCCCCCACCCACGCCGCGGCGCAGGTCCGGCGGTTCGACGTCGCCGCGCAGGCCGCGCAGACCGGCATCCCGCTGTTCGCGCACCAGGCGGGCATCCAGATCCTCGTTTCCGGCCCGATCGCCGACGGCATCACCGTGAACGCCGTGCGCGGCACGATCGACGTCAACACCGCGCTTTCCATGCTGCTGTCGGGCACCGATCTGGTGCCGGTGAAGGCGGGTGGCGCGATCGTGCTCAAGCGGCGCCAGACCGTGGCGCGCGCCACGCTCGCCCCCGCCAGCCTCGCCGCGCAGGATGCGCCCGCGCCAGCGCCCGCCGACGCGCCCCCGCCCCCCGCGCCCGAGGCGCCGGCCGAGGACATCGTCGTCACCGGCATCCGCGCCTCGCTGCAGGAATCGATCAACGTCAAGCGGCGCGCGGATACGATCGTCGACGTCATCACCGCGCAGGATATCGGCAAGCTGCCCGACCAGAATGTCGCGGAATCGATGAGCCGCATCACCGGCGTGCAGATCACCCGGCGCGAGGGCGACGGATCCAACTTCACCGTGCGCGGCATTTCGCAGAACCGGCTTGAGATCAACGGCCGCACCTTCCTGGGGCCCGGCGCCGGCGGCAGCGCCTCGCTGGAGTCGGTGAGCCCGGAGATCATCTCGAGCATCGTCGTCGCCAAATCGCCCTCGGCGGACATGCCCGAGGGCGCGCTCGGCGCCACCGTCAACCTCAAGACCAAGCGCCCGCTGGAACTCGACGATTTCGTCGCCAGCGGCCGGCTGCAGGGCGCCTATACCGATCAGGCCGATCATCTCGGCTATCGCGGATCGGCCCTGATCTCCAAGAATTTCGGCGACCGCTTCGGCGTCCTCGCCAGCGCCGCCTATTCGGACATCCAGACGCGCGGCTATTCCTATGACAGCGGCGGCTGGACGCGGACCAACAATATCGACGGCGATGGCGACGGGGTGAACGATCCGGGCCTGTTCCGCCCCAACCGCTTCATGGCGCGCATCTACGACCGCAAGGAACAGCGGCTGACGCTCAACGGATCGCTGCAATACCGCCCGGCCGAGGATTGGGAGATCATCCTCGACGGCACCTATTCGCGGCTGAAGCGCGAGCGCAACAGCCAGAACTATCAGGTGCTGTTCAACGACAATGACGTCGGCGCGGTGGCGGACGAGAACGGCACCGTCGTCAGCGGCACCTTCAACGGCGTCACCCTGCGCCCGCTGATCTATGACGAGCCCACCGAGTTCCGCTCCACCAACCTCGGCTTCTCGACCAAATATGACGGCGATCGGGTGAAGGTGTCGGTCGATGCCTCCTACAGCAAGGGTCAGGGCACCGATGGCGGCCCCGGCGCCTCCTTCACCTATGTCGTCGTGCCGCGCGCGGGCAACGTCACCAACGCCAGCTACGATCTCTCCGCGGGCAATCCGGTACCGGACCTGTCGCTCGACACCAATTTCAACCGCGACGATCCCGGCCAGTATCAGCTCGCCTCGATCTTCGAGAACGACTTCATCACCGACAATGTCGGCTATGACGCGCGCGTCGATTTCGAGATCATGACCGATTTCGGCCCGCTGAAATCGATCGAGACCGGCACCCGCTTCGAGACGATCCAATTCTATTCGGAAGCGCCGCAGAACATCCCCTCCGCCGCCAGCCTGCTCGGCATCGGCGACCGCAACGGCGACGGCATATTGACCGTCGATGAGCTGCCGGGTCTGGTCTACGACAACAGCCAGGGCAGCTACTTCCCCGGCGTCAGCGGCACGTTCCCCCGTGATTTCCTTGGCGGCACCACCGACAAGGATGCCGCGCGAGACGCTTTCGACCTGCCGATCCCCCGCGCGGAGAACATCCCGTTCGGCCGCGTCTCGATCAAGGACGTCGATCAGGACACGATCGCCTTCTACGCGAAGGGCAATTTCGAGGGCGAGATCGGATCGCTGCCGATCTCCGGCAATGCCGGCGTGCGCTATATCAGCTTCGAGCGCATCTCGTCCGGCTTCCTCTCGGATACCGAGGCGACCGCATCCAAATCGCGCTTCGACTATTGGCTGCCCAGCGCCAACGCGTCGCTCGACCTCACCCGCAACCTCACGTTGCGCGCCGCCGCGGCGAAGGTGGTGGCGCGGCCCAGCCTCAGCGACGTCGGCGTCAGCTTCGTGCCGCTGTTCGTCTCGCGCACCGGATCGCGCGGCAACCCCAATCTGCGGCCGTTCGAGGCGACGCAATATGACGTGACGCTGGAATGGTATTTCCAGCCGTCGAGCGCGCTGACCTTCGCCGCCTTCTACAAGGACGTCGATTCCTTCACGATCAACGTGACCCAGGAGGAATTCATCCCCGGCCTCTCCGAACAGTTCGGGACGTTCCAGATCACCCAGCCGGTCAATGGCGAGGCGGGCAAGATCAAGGGGTTCGAAGTCGCCTACCAGCAGTCGCTGCGCTTCCTGCCGGCGCCGTTCGACAATCTCGGCATCCAGGCCAACTACACCTATGTCGACAGCGAGACGCCTCTGATCGACGAGGCGACGCAGGCCGAACTGCCGCTGCCCGGGCTTTCCAAGCACAGCTACAACCTGATCGGCTTCTATGAGGACGAGACCTTCTCGCTGCGCGCCGCCTATATCTACCGCAGCTCCTACCTGCTCGGCCAGGGCGGCGCCGCGGCGGGCGGCAGTTCCTATGCCGAGGCGCGCGGGCAGCTCGACATCTCCGGCCAGATCAACCTCACCCGCAACATCCGGCTGACGGTGGAGGCAATCAACCTGACCCGCGAGATCGACCGCCAATATCTGCAGACGCGCGCGCGCCTGCTCAATTCCTCGCGCGAGGATCGCCGCATCTTCTTCGGCGTCGCGGCAACGTTCTGA